Proteins from a genomic interval of Paucidesulfovibrio gracilis DSM 16080:
- a CDS encoding protein-glutamate methylesterase/protein-glutamine glutaminase has protein sequence MIKVLVVDDSAFMRKAISTMLENDSGIRVVGMARDGEEGLELTRKLNPDVITMDIEMPRMDGLTALRHVMMEMPRPVLMVSSLTTEGAQDTLRAMELGAVDYIPKQLSRVSLDIIKIEDDLIAKVKSVARRKVFRPSARPRPVTAKTEVTKPAPSVSRLAVRRDVIAVGVSTGGPPAVQSILSALPKNFPAGIVIAQHMPMAFTGPFAQRLDGVCNIRVKEAEHGETFMPGTAYIAPGGRHTTLKQRVSHIELQVGDQPSDALYKPSANVLLESVAEAVGRRGLGVILTGMGNDGCEGIARLRERGGRALTQSDETCVVYGMPKAVVEAGLSDQVVDLDDMPRVLLETIYQ, from the coding sequence TTGATTAAGGTTCTCGTGGTGGATGATTCCGCCTTCATGCGAAAAGCCATCAGCACCATGCTGGAAAACGATTCCGGTATCCGCGTCGTGGGCATGGCGCGGGACGGCGAAGAGGGATTGGAGCTGACCCGGAAGCTCAATCCCGATGTCATTACGATGGATATTGAGATGCCTCGGATGGATGGGTTAACCGCATTGCGGCATGTAATGATGGAAATGCCTCGTCCGGTGCTGATGGTCAGCTCATTGACGACCGAAGGAGCCCAGGACACGCTGCGGGCCATGGAGCTTGGGGCCGTGGACTACATTCCGAAACAGTTGTCCAGGGTCTCCCTTGATATCATCAAGATTGAGGACGACCTTATCGCCAAGGTCAAAAGCGTGGCCCGCCGCAAGGTCTTTCGTCCTTCGGCCAGGCCACGCCCGGTCACGGCAAAGACCGAGGTGACCAAGCCCGCCCCGTCGGTTTCGCGATTGGCGGTGCGGCGCGATGTTATTGCGGTGGGCGTTTCCACGGGCGGACCGCCCGCAGTGCAGTCTATTTTGTCCGCCTTGCCGAAAAATTTTCCTGCCGGAATCGTCATTGCGCAACATATGCCCATGGCTTTTACCGGGCCATTTGCCCAGCGCCTGGACGGTGTTTGCAACATCCGTGTGAAGGAGGCTGAGCATGGGGAAACGTTCATGCCGGGTACCGCGTACATTGCCCCGGGAGGGCGGCATACGACGCTGAAGCAGCGTGTGTCCCACATCGAACTGCAGGTTGGGGACCAGCCGAGTGACGCCCTTTATAAACCGTCGGCCAATGTGTTGTTGGAGTCGGTGGCCGAGGCCGTTGGACGGCGTGGTTTGGGGGTTATTCTTACAGGGATGGGGAATGACGGTTGTGAGGGTATTGCCCGGCTTCGTGAGCGTGGAGGCAGGGCGCTGACCCAAAGCGATGAAACATGCGTGGTGTATGGCATGCCC